The Salvia splendens isolate huo1 chromosome 21, SspV2, whole genome shotgun sequence genome includes a window with the following:
- the LOC121785127 gene encoding probable WRKY transcription factor 11 isoform X2 → MAVELLGYVNLNEQMAIQEAASAGLKSMEHLIRTVSHQQNQMHHQQLDCREITDFTVSKFKKVITILNRTGHARFRRAPIQPQPQIQPSPAAPVQRLYLPSPPTQPRSPAQPLSLFSLSPALDFTKPSAPLAKDGGEVIGKDVLSLSAAVSTSGNSSSTFLSSITGEGSVSNGKGMFLTSAAPPISASKPPLSGKRCREHNHSDNISGKTSGSSRCHCKKRKSKVKRVIRVPAVSSKVADIPSDEYSWRKYGQKPIKGSPYPRGYYKCSTVRGCPARKHVERATDDPSMLVVTYEGEHRHTQGAMQEISAAAPPQLVVFESQ, encoded by the exons ATGGCAGTGGAATTGCTCGGATACGTGAACCTCAACGAGCAGATGGCGATTCAGGAAGCGGCATCGGCAGGTTTGAAGTCTATGGAGCATTTGATTCGAACAGTTTCTCACCAGCAGAATCAGATGCATCACCAGCAGCTTGACTGCCGAGAAATCACCGATTTCACCGTTTCAAAGTTTAAGAAGGTAATCACGATTCTCAACCGGACCGGCCACGCCAGGTTTCGCCGCGCGCCGATTCAGCCGCAGCCTCAGATTCAGCCATCACCGGCGGCTCCTGTCCAGCGTCTGTACCTGCCTTCTCCACCGACTCAGCCGCGGAGTCCTGCTCAACCTCTGAGCCTGTTCTCCCTCTCTCCGG CGCTTGATTTCACGAAGCCTAGCGCTCCTTTGGCGAAGGACGGCGGTGAAGTGATTGGAAAGGACGTACTCAGTCTCTCAGCGGCAGTGTCGACCTCGGGAAACTCGTCGTCTACGTTTTTGTCTTCGATTACTGGCGAAGGCAGCGTGTCCAACGGAAAAGGTATGTTTCTGACGTCGGCTGCTCCACCGATCTCAGCCTCCAAACCACCGCTCTCCGGGAAGAGGTGCCGTGAGCATAACCACTCCGATAACATTTCCGGCAAAACATCTGGTTCTAGCAGATGCCACTGCAAAAAGAG GAAATCCAAGGTGAAACGAGTAATTAGAGTTCCGGCAGTTAGCTCAAAAGTTGCAGACATCCCTTCGGATGAGTACTCATGGAGAAAGTACGGGCAGAAGCCGATCAAGGGCTCTCCATACCCAAG GGGATACTACAAATGCAGTACAGTGAGGGGATGCCCGGCGAGAAAGCATGTGGAGAGGGCAACCGATGATCCATCGATGCTGGTGGTGACGTACGAGGGGGAGCACCGGCACACGCAAGGCGCGATGCAGGAGATCTCCGCCGCTGCCCCTCCGCAGTTGGTGGTGTTTGAGTCGCAGTGA
- the LOC121785145 gene encoding exocyst complex component EXO70A1-like encodes MDKGIENLISARKLLKANVEKSKALGLSLEKAGPRLNEINQRLPTLEVAIRPIRAQRDALSTVGGHINRAVVPAAAVLKVFDAIHGLEKSLSDAQHNLQGYLGVLKRLEEALRFLGDHCGMAIQWLGDIVEYLEDHKVADDWYISGLKKALDSLRRLEVGEEKGRLDGGLYVVAVNRLENEFRRLLTENSVPLPMSSQSLPGERACIAPSPLPVAVIHKLRAILGRLITDGRLENCVAIYIEVRSSNVRASLQALNLDYLEISVSEFNDVASIEVYIAQWGKHLEFAVKHLFEAEYKLCNDVFERMGLDVWKSCFAKIAAQAGFLAFLQFGKTVTESKKDPIKMLKLLDIFDSLSKLRLDFNKLFGGAPCADIQNLTRDLIKRLIEGACEIFWELLVQVELQRQTPPPPDCSIPRVVTFITDYCNKLLGDDYKPILTQALVIERSWKHEKFQERILINELLNLVKAIEHNLETWSKGYDDPASSYLFLMNNHWHLYKYLKDTKLGGLLGDSWLRDHEQGTGYYSTLYLREGWGKLPALLSREGLILFSGGRATARNLVKKRLKDFNEAFDEMYKKQASWIVADKDLRDKTRHIIVQTIVPVYRSYMQNYGPLVEQDQSASKYAKYTVQSIEKMFDSLFLPRPLKQGSSFKARRMSGKFNNAVVDQYKTSPVTV; translated from the coding sequence ATGGATAAAGGGATTGAAAATTTGATATCTGCTAGAAAGTTGTTGAAAGCCAATGTGGAGAAGTCTAAGGCCTTAGGTTTGTCTTTAGAAAAGGCTGGACCTAGGCTAAATGAGATTAATCAAAGATTACCAACGTTGGAGGTGGCTATCCGGCCTATACGGGCACAACGGGACGCCCTTAGCACCGTTGGTGGCCACATTAACCGAGCTGTGGTTCCAGCAGCTGCTGTTCTAAAGGTTTTTGATGCCATTCATGGGCTTGAGAAGTCGTTGTCCGATGCCCAACACAATCTTCAGGGCTATTTGGGCGTTCTGAAACGCCTTGAAGAAGCATTGAGGTTCTTGGGAGATCATTGTGGGATGGCAATCCAGTGGTTGGGTGATATAGTGGAGTATTTGGAGGATCATAAGGTGGCGGATGATTGGTATATCTCGGGTTTGAAGAAGGCTCTGGATAGCCTTCGGAGATTGGAGGTAGGGGAGGAGAAGGGCCGCCTTGATGGGGGGCTGTACGTGGTTGCAGTGAATAGGTTAGAGAATGAGTTTAGGCGGCTGCTGACAGAAAATAGCGTTCCATTGCCAATGTCTTCTCAGTCTTTGCCTGGTGAACGAGCCTGCATTGCTCCATCGCCTTTGCCGGTGGCTGTCATTCATAAGCTGCGAGCTATTTTAGGGAGATTGATCACTGATGGCAGGCTTGAAAACTGCGTGGCTATTTATATTGAGGTGCGGAGCTCAAATGTCCGGGCTAGTTTGCAGGCGCTTAATTTGGATTATCTTGAGATATCTGTCTCGGAGTTTAATGATGTGGCGAGTATTGAGGTGTATATTGCTCAGTGGGGCAAGCATCTTGAATTTGCTGTGAAACACCTTTTTGAGGCCGAGTATAAACTATGCAATGATGTTTTTGAAAGGATGGGGTTGGACGTTTGGAAGAGCTGTTTTGCTAAGATAGCTGCTCAGGCTGGATTTCTCGCCTTCCTGCAGTTTGGAAAGACGGTTACGGAAAGCAAGAAGGATCCGATCAAGATGTTAAAGCTTCTCGACATCTTTGATTCGTTAAGCAAGCTTAGATTGGATTTTAATAAACTCTTTGGTGGAGCTCCGTGTGCTGACATTCAGAATCTGACTCGGGATCTTATCAAGAGGCTGATTGAAGGCGCGTGTGAGATTTTCTGGGAGCTTCTGGTTCAGGTCGAGCTGCAGAGACAGACGCCTCCGCCTCCAGATTGTAGTATCCCTAGAGTGGTGACTTTCATCACTGATTACTGCAATAAGCTTCTTGGCGATGATTATAAGCCGATCCTCACGCAAGCCCTAGTCATCGAGAGAAGCTGGAAGCACGAAAAGTTCCAAGAACGTATCCTTATTAATGAGCTCTTGAACTTGGTTAAAGCCATAGAGCACAACTTGGAGACTTGGTCAAAGGGTTATGATGATCCTGCCTCGTCGTATCTGTTCCTGATGAACAACCACTGGCATCTGTACAAGTATTTGAAGGACACGAAGCTCGGTGGCCTGCTCGGAGATTCCTGGTTGAGGGATCACGAGCAGGGCACGGGGTATTATTCCACCTTGTACTTGCGCGAGGGCTGGGGCAAGCTCCCGGCTCTTTTGAGCCGGGAGGGGTTGATCTTGTTCTCTGGCGGGCGTGCCACTGCTCGTAACTTGGTGAAAAAGAGGTTGAAAGATTTCAACGAGGCATTTGACGAGATGTACAAGAAGCAGGCGAGCTGGATCGTTGCAGATAAGGATTTGCGGGACAAGACGCGCCATATCATAGTTCAGACGATCGTGCCTGTTTACCGGAGCTACATGCAGAACTACGGCCCTTTGGTGGAGCAAGACCAGAGCGCGAGCAAGTACGCGAAATACACAGTGCAGTCGATCGAGAAGATGTTCGATTCTCTCTTCCTTCCGAGACCTCTGAAACAGGGGAGCAGTTTCAAGGCGAGGCGAATGAGTGGGAAGTTCAACAATGCCGTTGTGGATCAGTATAAGACTTCTCCGGTCACTGTATAG
- the LOC121785127 gene encoding probable WRKY transcription factor 17 isoform X1 produces MAVELLGYVNLNEQMAIQEAASAGLKSMEHLIRTVSHQQNQMHHQQLDCREITDFTVSKFKKVITILNRTGHARFRRAPIQPQPQIQPSPAAPVQRLYLPSPPTQPRSPAQPLSLFSLSPAPPAPPAPAASQPLTLDFTKPSAPLAKDGGEVIGKDVLSLSAAVSTSGNSSSTFLSSITGEGSVSNGKGMFLTSAAPPISASKPPLSGKRCREHNHSDNISGKTSGSSRCHCKKRKSKVKRVIRVPAVSSKVADIPSDEYSWRKYGQKPIKGSPYPRGYYKCSTVRGCPARKHVERATDDPSMLVVTYEGEHRHTQGAMQEISAAAPPQLVVFESQ; encoded by the exons ATGGCAGTGGAATTGCTCGGATACGTGAACCTCAACGAGCAGATGGCGATTCAGGAAGCGGCATCGGCAGGTTTGAAGTCTATGGAGCATTTGATTCGAACAGTTTCTCACCAGCAGAATCAGATGCATCACCAGCAGCTTGACTGCCGAGAAATCACCGATTTCACCGTTTCAAAGTTTAAGAAGGTAATCACGATTCTCAACCGGACCGGCCACGCCAGGTTTCGCCGCGCGCCGATTCAGCCGCAGCCTCAGATTCAGCCATCACCGGCGGCTCCTGTCCAGCGTCTGTACCTGCCTTCTCCACCGACTCAGCCGCGGAGTCCTGCTCAACCTCTGAGCCTGTTCTCCCTCTCTCCGGCGCCGCCCGCGCCTCCAGCGCCTGCGGCGTCTCAGCCGTTGACGCTTGATTTCACGAAGCCTAGCGCTCCTTTGGCGAAGGACGGCGGTGAAGTGATTGGAAAGGACGTACTCAGTCTCTCAGCGGCAGTGTCGACCTCGGGAAACTCGTCGTCTACGTTTTTGTCTTCGATTACTGGCGAAGGCAGCGTGTCCAACGGAAAAGGTATGTTTCTGACGTCGGCTGCTCCACCGATCTCAGCCTCCAAACCACCGCTCTCCGGGAAGAGGTGCCGTGAGCATAACCACTCCGATAACATTTCCGGCAAAACATCTGGTTCTAGCAGATGCCACTGCAAAAAGAG GAAATCCAAGGTGAAACGAGTAATTAGAGTTCCGGCAGTTAGCTCAAAAGTTGCAGACATCCCTTCGGATGAGTACTCATGGAGAAAGTACGGGCAGAAGCCGATCAAGGGCTCTCCATACCCAAG GGGATACTACAAATGCAGTACAGTGAGGGGATGCCCGGCGAGAAAGCATGTGGAGAGGGCAACCGATGATCCATCGATGCTGGTGGTGACGTACGAGGGGGAGCACCGGCACACGCAAGGCGCGATGCAGGAGATCTCCGCCGCTGCCCCTCCGCAGTTGGTGGTGTTTGAGTCGCAGTGA